The following proteins come from a genomic window of Streptomyces liliiviolaceus:
- the rbsD gene encoding D-ribose pyranase has product MKKSGILNRHLAGATAELGHGDGVLICDAGMPIPPGPRVVDLAFRAGVPSFQEVLEGLLEELVVEGATAAQEVRESNPEASALLTAHFPTTLTHVTHENLKTLSAGARLIVRTGEARPYANVLLRCGVFF; this is encoded by the coding sequence ATGAAGAAGTCCGGAATACTGAACCGCCACCTGGCGGGCGCGACAGCCGAACTGGGCCACGGCGACGGCGTACTGATCTGCGACGCGGGCATGCCGATCCCGCCCGGGCCGCGGGTCGTGGACCTCGCCTTCCGGGCCGGGGTCCCCTCGTTCCAGGAGGTCCTGGAGGGCCTGCTGGAAGAGCTGGTGGTGGAGGGCGCGACGGCGGCGCAGGAGGTACGCGAGTCGAACCCGGAGGCGTCGGCCCTCCTGACGGCCCACTTCCCGACCACACTCACACACGTCACCCACGAGAACCTGAAGACCCTCTCGGCCGGCGCCCGCCTGATCGTACGGACAGGAGAGGCCCGGCCTTACGCGAATGTGCTGCTGCGGTGCGGGGTGTTCTTCTAG
- a CDS encoding AraC family transcriptional regulator, producing the protein MDQLTVERSRFVSRNAQENWEFLGRAYGTGIRVHGEVSVSPLNYDRIAAGPLAWDNVMLPGDWSIDIDAVQGLLVTMPTAGQWQMELGGHDVRLPGTGAALVTPGMPYQARLTHIAVDVLSVGPALFDAFMHDAHAPPRRTTFTGLTPARPSDARLWATTAAYVHTTLANADLSDLIICQLARLTVACALQVFPNEILPDPLSMDSNDATSDTLRRAMAFIDDNAYRDIGLAEIAASVPVTTRAVQYAFQRHANTTPLTYLRRVRLDGAHADLRAASPSTATVTDIAARWGFAHPGRFAAAYRSVYGTTPAATLHS; encoded by the coding sequence ATGGACCAGCTCACGGTGGAGCGGTCGCGGTTCGTCTCGCGCAACGCGCAGGAGAACTGGGAGTTCCTCGGACGGGCTTATGGGACAGGGATCCGGGTGCACGGTGAGGTTTCCGTATCCCCGCTGAACTACGACCGCATCGCGGCCGGCCCCCTGGCATGGGACAACGTGATGCTCCCCGGCGACTGGTCGATCGACATCGACGCCGTGCAGGGCCTGCTCGTCACGATGCCGACCGCAGGGCAGTGGCAGATGGAACTCGGCGGCCACGACGTGCGCCTGCCCGGGACCGGCGCTGCCCTGGTGACTCCGGGCATGCCCTACCAGGCCCGGCTGACCCATATCGCCGTCGACGTCCTGTCTGTGGGCCCGGCCCTGTTCGACGCCTTCATGCACGATGCGCACGCCCCACCGCGGCGCACGACGTTCACCGGCCTGACCCCGGCGCGGCCCAGCGACGCTCGTTTGTGGGCCACGACAGCCGCCTATGTCCACACCACCCTGGCCAACGCCGACCTCAGCGACCTGATCATCTGCCAGCTGGCCCGCCTGACCGTGGCCTGCGCCCTGCAGGTCTTCCCCAACGAGATCCTGCCCGATCCGCTCTCCATGGACAGCAACGACGCCACCAGCGACACCCTGCGCCGGGCCATGGCGTTCATCGACGACAACGCCTATCGCGACATCGGCCTCGCAGAGATCGCCGCCTCCGTCCCCGTCACCACCCGAGCCGTTCAGTACGCCTTCCAGCGCCACGCGAACACGACCCCGCTCACCTACCTGCGCCGGGTACGCCTGGACGGCGCCCACGCCGACCTGCGCGCCGCCAGCCCTTCGACGGCAACGGTCACCGACATCGCAGCACGGTGGGGGTTCGCACATCCGGGCCGGTTCGCCGCCGCCTACCGAAGCGTCTACGGCACTACACCTGCCGCCACCCTCCACAGCTGA
- a CDS encoding ribokinase, with the protein MFEYDLLVVGSANADLVVGVERRPGAGETVLGSDLALHPGGKGANQAVAAARLGARTALLARVGDDAHGRLLLDSQRAAGVDTAGVLVGGAPTGVALITVDPSGDNSIVVSPGANGRLTPDDIREAAALLTASKVVSTQLEIPLETVEEVVRGLRPGTRFVLNPSPPQELPAAVLAACDPLIVNEHEARVVLGADAGATPEEWAGALLALGPRSVVVTLGEEGALVADASGTARVPAVPVEAVDTTGAGDSFTAALAWRLGAGESLADSAAYAARVGAVAVTRQGAQASFPTAEEVAAV; encoded by the coding sequence ATGTTCGAGTACGACCTGCTGGTCGTCGGGTCGGCCAACGCCGATCTGGTCGTCGGTGTCGAGCGGCGGCCGGGCGCCGGGGAGACCGTGCTCGGCTCCGACCTGGCCCTGCACCCGGGCGGCAAGGGCGCCAACCAGGCGGTCGCCGCCGCCCGGCTGGGGGCGCGTACGGCGCTCCTCGCCCGGGTCGGCGACGACGCGCACGGCCGGCTGCTGCTCGACTCGCAGCGGGCGGCCGGGGTGGACACGGCCGGGGTCCTCGTCGGCGGCGCGCCCACCGGGGTCGCGCTCATCACGGTGGACCCGTCCGGCGACAACAGCATCGTGGTGTCGCCGGGCGCGAACGGCCGCCTCACCCCGGACGACATCCGCGAGGCAGCGGCCCTGCTCACGGCGTCCAAGGTCGTCTCGACCCAACTGGAGATCCCGCTGGAGACGGTCGAGGAGGTCGTACGGGGCCTGCGCCCCGGCACCCGTTTCGTCCTCAACCCCTCCCCGCCGCAGGAGTTGCCCGCGGCGGTCCTCGCCGCCTGCGACCCGCTGATCGTGAACGAGCACGAGGCGCGGGTGGTGCTCGGCGCGGACGCGGGCGCGACGCCCGAGGAGTGGGCCGGCGCGCTGCTGGCTCTCGGCCCGCGCTCGGTGGTCGTCACCCTGGGCGAGGAGGGCGCGCTGGTCGCCGACGCCTCGGGCACGGCCCGCGTCCCGGCCGTCCCGGTGGAGGCCGTGGACACGACCGGGGCGGGCGACTCCTTCACGGCGGCGCTGGCCTGGCGCCTCGGCGCGGGCGAGTCCCTCGCGGACTCGGCGGCGTACGCGGCCCGCGTGGGCGCCGTCGCCGTCACCCGTCAGGGCGCGCAGGCGTCCTTCCCCACCGCCGAAGAGGTCGCCGCCGTATGA